In Acidobacteriota bacterium, one DNA window encodes the following:
- a CDS encoding tetratricopeptide repeat protein — protein sequence MGRSRNGWTSRPTGGSRSGRGPDGPSRGDPVRCGRGLRRQLLSVLPLLGLAVGLVPGRVGATGARLATGEAQVVREVTLPEVGSLHPAVQQQVGAAYRTLLAVARDPAAGRAARADAYGELGMLFMAADLLPHAEECLDNAQVLAPEDFRWPYVLGHVRRRMGDLTVSAARLERALELRPDYLAAAVWLSRVYQELGEPHRAGPLVAGMLARRPDTAALRFEAGRIALAAEDYATAAEHMEAALDLDPEAGSIHYPLAMAYRRLGDREAAEQHLRRRRAEGPGAPVQLPDPVMASLNGVLENPEYYRDLAFYAAANGDWALAAAHFRTASVAAPDVAMLRLNLGTALERLGDTGGAEAAIREALGLDPGLYQAHHALGALFARTGRDAEAIDRFRDAVFHNPNFVAGHLALGDALRRTTRVEASLASYRRVIELDPANAAARFGEAMALVRLRRYGEARDRLVRAAAVHPGRAEFSHALARLFAAAPDDGVRDGRRALELMRTLVTSEQTSAVAETMAMTLAELDLFAEAVEWQRAAMAIATRAARPDVADRMASNLELYLRREPCRTPWRDDDPDLLPAPPAGPALEPER from the coding sequence ATGGGCAGGTCGAGGAATGGGTGGACGTCGCGGCCGACCGGTGGCTCTCGCTCAGGCAGGGGACCGGACGGCCCCTCTCGAGGTGACCCCGTGAGGTGCGGGAGAGGCCTGCGGCGCCAGCTTCTTTCCGTGCTGCCACTGCTCGGGCTCGCCGTGGGGCTCGTGCCGGGCCGGGTCGGCGCCACCGGCGCCCGACTGGCAACCGGCGAGGCGCAGGTGGTGCGGGAGGTGACGCTCCCCGAGGTGGGAAGCCTGCATCCGGCGGTGCAGCAGCAAGTCGGGGCGGCCTACCGGACACTTCTCGCCGTAGCGCGGGATCCCGCGGCCGGGCGGGCCGCGCGCGCCGACGCCTACGGTGAGTTGGGAATGCTGTTCATGGCCGCGGACCTGCTGCCGCATGCGGAGGAGTGTCTCGACAATGCGCAGGTGCTGGCGCCGGAGGACTTCCGGTGGCCGTACGTGCTGGGTCACGTTCGACGGCGGATGGGTGACCTCACCGTGTCCGCGGCTCGTCTGGAGCGCGCGCTGGAGCTCCGGCCGGACTATCTTGCGGCGGCCGTCTGGCTCAGCCGCGTCTACCAGGAACTGGGGGAACCGCACCGGGCCGGCCCGCTCGTCGCCGGGATGCTCGCGCGGCGGCCCGACACGGCCGCCCTCCGCTTCGAGGCCGGACGCATCGCGCTGGCGGCGGAGGACTACGCGACGGCCGCGGAACACATGGAAGCGGCCCTGGACCTGGATCCCGAGGCAGGCAGCATCCACTATCCCCTGGCGATGGCCTACCGGCGCCTGGGCGATCGTGAGGCGGCGGAACAACACCTCCGGCGGCGGCGGGCGGAAGGTCCGGGCGCTCCCGTCCAGCTCCCGGATCCCGTCATGGCGTCCCTGAACGGGGTCCTGGAGAACCCGGAGTACTACCGCGACCTCGCGTTCTACGCCGCGGCCAACGGCGACTGGGCGCTCGCGGCGGCGCACTTCCGGACTGCCTCCGTCGCGGCCCCCGACGTGGCCATGCTCCGGTTGAACCTCGGGACCGCTCTGGAGCGCCTGGGGGACACCGGCGGCGCGGAGGCCGCGATCCGCGAGGCGCTGGGTCTCGACCCCGGCCTGTATCAGGCGCACCACGCACTGGGCGCCCTCTTCGCGAGAACCGGCCGCGACGCCGAAGCGATCGACAGGTTCCGCGACGCGGTGTTTCACAACCCCAACTTCGTCGCCGGGCACCTCGCGCTCGGCGACGCTCTGCGGCGGACGACGAGGGTAGAGGCATCCCTGGCCTCCTACCGTCGCGTGATCGAGCTCGACCCGGCTAACGCCGCGGCCCGGTTCGGAGAAGCGATGGCCCTGGTGCGCCTCCGGCGCTACGGGGAAGCCCGCGACCGCCTGGTCCGGGCGGCGGCGGTCCATCCCGGCCGCGCCGAGTTCTCCCACGCGCTGGCGCGCCTGTTCGCGGCGGCGCCCGATGACGGGGTGCGCGACGGCCGGCGGGCTCTGGAGTTGATGCGAACCCTGGTGACTTCCGAGCAGACGTCGGCGGTCGCCGAGACGATGGCTATGACGCTGGCCGAACTGGATCTGTTCGCCGAGGCCGTTGAGTGGCAGCGGGCGGCGATGGCGATCGCGACCAGGGCCGCGCGCCCCGACGTCGCGGATCGTATGGCGTCGAATCTGGAGTTGTACCTGCGGCGAGAGCCGTGCCGCACACCGTGGCGGGATGACGATCCGGATCTCCTGCCCGCTCCCCCCGCCGGGCCGGCACTTGAGCCCGAAAGGTGA
- a CDS encoding CRTAC1 family protein: protein MRAQPLTGLVLAASLALPAGVGLLAAGASGAEWFEDWTAHAGIDFVHVNGMSGSYDFAEIFAPGVALVDFDNDDDLDIYFPQGQPLEPAMSAEGNHAPAASPRWGDRLYRNDLVVHADGSRTLRFTDVTAESGLDAPGYGMGAVAGDFDNDGWVDLYLTRLGADRLFRNNGDGTFDDVTLGAGTDNDRWGLSATFLDFDRDGWLDLYVGNYVDHRPGGDADCSTPTGIRNYCGPQRYLPVADRLYRNRGDGTFADVTAESRIATTYGRALGVVADDLDGDGWTDIYVANDGDENQLWINNGNGTFRDEALLAGVALNHAGTAEAGMGVDAADFDNDGDVDLFVTHLDNETNTLYVNDGSAMFDDRSARARLAAPSLPFTGFGARWIDADNDGWLDLLAVNGAVSVLWPLVQAGDPFPLHQPNQLFRNLGDGRFEDATGHAGPALRLSEVSRGAAFGDLDNDGDMDVVIGNNNGPARLLLNQVGNRNHWLGLRLVGGDPPRVMTGARVGVFRDGYPTLRRRARTDGSYASASDPRVLVGLGETATVQRVEVAWPDGQVEEWVDVAADRWLSLRQGTGRPLSR, encoded by the coding sequence ATGCGCGCGCAGCCTCTGACCGGGCTGGTTCTCGCCGCCTCGCTCGCGCTTCCAGCAGGCGTGGGGCTGCTGGCGGCGGGCGCGTCCGGCGCGGAGTGGTTCGAGGATTGGACCGCCCACGCCGGCATCGATTTCGTGCACGTCAACGGAATGTCGGGCAGCTACGACTTTGCCGAGATCTTCGCCCCGGGGGTCGCACTGGTCGATTTCGACAACGATGACGATCTGGACATCTACTTTCCGCAGGGGCAGCCGCTGGAACCCGCCATGTCAGCGGAAGGGAACCATGCGCCGGCGGCGTCGCCCCGGTGGGGCGACCGCCTGTACCGAAACGATCTCGTCGTTCACGCCGACGGCTCCCGAACCCTTCGTTTCACCGACGTGACGGCGGAGAGCGGCCTGGACGCACCGGGGTACGGCATGGGCGCCGTGGCGGGCGACTTCGATAACGACGGCTGGGTCGACCTCTATCTCACCCGCCTCGGTGCGGATCGCCTGTTCCGGAACAACGGCGACGGCACGTTCGACGACGTGACCCTCGGGGCGGGAACGGACAACGACCGCTGGGGGCTCTCGGCGACGTTTCTCGATTTCGATCGCGACGGCTGGCTGGACCTCTACGTCGGCAACTACGTGGATCACCGCCCCGGCGGCGACGCCGACTGCTCGACGCCGACGGGAATACGGAACTACTGCGGGCCCCAGCGGTACCTGCCGGTGGCCGACCGGCTGTACCGCAACCGCGGTGACGGGACGTTTGCCGACGTAACGGCCGAGTCCCGGATCGCGACCACGTACGGCCGCGCCCTCGGCGTCGTCGCCGACGACCTCGATGGCGACGGGTGGACCGACATCTACGTGGCCAATGACGGTGACGAGAACCAGTTGTGGATCAACAACGGGAACGGCACTTTCCGGGACGAGGCGTTGCTGGCGGGAGTGGCGCTGAACCATGCGGGGACGGCCGAGGCGGGCATGGGAGTCGACGCGGCCGACTTCGACAACGATGGTGATGTCGATCTCTTCGTGACGCACCTCGACAACGAGACCAACACGTTGTACGTCAACGACGGGTCGGCGATGTTCGACGATCGCAGCGCCCGCGCCCGGCTGGCGGCGCCGAGTCTGCCGTTCACGGGCTTCGGCGCGCGTTGGATCGACGCCGACAACGACGGTTGGCTGGACCTGCTTGCGGTCAACGGGGCGGTGAGCGTCCTCTGGCCGCTCGTGCAGGCGGGAGACCCGTTTCCGCTGCACCAGCCGAATCAGCTCTTCCGCAACCTCGGCGACGGCCGCTTCGAGGACGCGACGGGGCACGCCGGACCGGCCCTGCGCCTCTCGGAGGTGAGCCGCGGTGCGGCTTTCGGCGACCTCGACAACGACGGCGACATGGATGTCGTCATCGGCAACAACAACGGGCCGGCGCGGCTCCTCCTCAACCAGGTCGGCAACCGGAACCACTGGCTGGGACTGCGGCTGGTGGGAGGTGATCCGCCGCGGGTGATGACGGGCGCCCGAGTTGGCGTCTTCCGGGACGGATACCCGACGCTTCGGCGCCGGGCCCGCACCGATGGCAGCTACGCCTCCGCCAGCGACCCGCGCGTCCTGGTCGGACTCGGGGAAACGGCAACGGTGCAACGGGTCGAGGTGGCGTGGCCGGATGGGCAGGTCGAGGAATGGGTGGACGTCGCGGCCGACCGGTGGCTCTCGCTCAGGCAGGGGACCGGACGGCCCCTCTCGAGGTGA
- a CDS encoding CRTAC1 family protein produces the protein MKSRSRIGVATLLLASAIGCADEPAPREEPAVATAPDAYAGVEWFTDAAAGSGLGFVHFNGMSGRFYQPEIMGPGAALFDYDNDGDLDVYLVQGDTLGSDPPLAPRPEAAPRDRLYRNDLAVDSEGQPSLSFTDVTSASGIVAQGYGMGVATGDIDNDGWIDLYLTRFGANQMFRNQGDGTFIEVSAASGTDDPSWSVSSAFVDADHDGWLDLFVGNYLYYSLEMHVPCFHPTGPENYCVPEMYRAQPSRFYRNRGDGTFTDVTAAAGMAREFGPALGVASADVNGDGWIDIFVANDQQENQLWVNQGDGTFRNLAALWGVALGEAGEAKADMGVDFGDFDNDGDEDLFITELTGQGSTLYVNDGSGLFNERSAGAGVRYSSLPYTGFGAGWIDFDNDGWLDVLAVNGLVVESLDHASSRAVFPLDQRNQLLRNRGDGRFEDVTDQAGAVFQLSEVSRGAAFGDVDNDGDTDVVVANAAGPARLLINGIGNRRHWVGLRLVGAAGRGMVGARVAVLRSDGTTLWRRARADGSYASANDPRVLVGLDSYADPVEVRVTWPSGREEAWRGIPVDRYTTLTEGGAP, from the coding sequence ATGAAGTCTCGTTCGCGCATCGGGGTAGCAACCCTGCTCCTGGCGTCGGCGATCGGTTGTGCGGACGAGCCCGCCCCGCGCGAAGAACCCGCCGTCGCGACGGCGCCGGATGCCTACGCCGGCGTCGAGTGGTTCACGGATGCGGCGGCTGGGTCCGGCCTTGGTTTCGTCCACTTCAACGGCATGTCGGGCCGCTTCTACCAGCCGGAGATCATGGGGCCCGGCGCGGCCCTGTTCGACTACGACAACGACGGCGACCTCGACGTGTATCTCGTGCAGGGAGACACCCTCGGAAGCGACCCGCCGCTCGCCCCGCGGCCGGAGGCGGCCCCGCGGGATCGGCTCTACCGCAACGACCTGGCGGTGGACTCGGAGGGGCAGCCGTCCCTTTCGTTCACCGACGTCACGAGCGCGAGCGGCATTGTCGCGCAGGGCTACGGAATGGGGGTCGCCACGGGTGACATCGACAACGACGGATGGATCGACCTGTACCTGACGCGATTCGGCGCCAACCAGATGTTTCGCAACCAGGGAGACGGAACGTTCATCGAGGTCTCGGCCGCGAGCGGCACGGACGATCCGTCATGGAGCGTTTCGTCGGCGTTCGTCGACGCGGATCACGATGGATGGCTCGACCTGTTCGTCGGGAACTACCTCTACTACAGCCTCGAGATGCACGTGCCGTGTTTTCACCCGACCGGCCCGGAGAACTACTGCGTGCCGGAAATGTACCGGGCGCAACCCAGCCGGTTCTACCGGAACCGCGGTGACGGCACGTTCACCGACGTGACGGCCGCCGCCGGCATGGCGCGCGAGTTCGGACCGGCGCTCGGCGTGGCCTCAGCCGACGTCAACGGCGACGGATGGATCGATATCTTCGTGGCCAACGATCAGCAGGAAAACCAGCTCTGGGTGAACCAGGGAGACGGTACCTTCCGGAATCTCGCGGCATTGTGGGGCGTGGCGCTCGGGGAAGCAGGAGAGGCCAAGGCCGACATGGGCGTCGATTTCGGCGATTTCGACAACGACGGTGATGAAGACCTGTTCATCACGGAATTGACCGGCCAGGGCAGCACGCTCTACGTCAACGACGGCTCCGGACTGTTCAACGAACGGAGCGCCGGCGCCGGCGTCCGTTACTCCAGCCTTCCGTACACCGGCTTCGGGGCTGGCTGGATCGATTTCGACAACGACGGCTGGCTCGACGTACTGGCGGTCAACGGTCTGGTGGTCGAGAGCCTCGATCACGCTTCTTCCAGGGCCGTGTTTCCGCTCGATCAGCGAAACCAGCTCCTGCGTAACCGTGGGGACGGGCGATTCGAGGACGTCACAGACCAGGCCGGCGCCGTGTTCCAGTTGTCCGAGGTAAGCCGCGGCGCGGCGTTCGGTGACGTCGACAACGACGGCGACACCGACGTCGTGGTGGCGAACGCAGCGGGGCCGGCCCGGTTGCTGATCAACGGGATCGGGAACCGCCGCCATTGGGTCGGGCTGCGTCTCGTCGGTGCGGCGGGTCGGGGCATGGTGGGCGCCCGGGTCGCGGTTCTCCGATCGGACGGCACGACGCTGTGGCGGCGCGCCCGCGCCGACGGCAGCTACGCGTCGGCCAACGACCCGCGTGTGCTCGTCGGTCTGGATTCCTACGCGGACCCGGTCGAAGTCCGCGTCACCTGGCCCAGCGGGCGGGAAGAAGCCTGGCGCGGCATCCCCGTGGACCGTTACACGACGCTCACCGAAGGGGGCGCGCCGTGA